One part of the Macaca mulatta isolate MMU2019108-1 chromosome 6, T2T-MMU8v2.0, whole genome shotgun sequence genome encodes these proteins:
- the LOC144341481 gene encoding uncharacterized protein LOC144341481 isoform X1, which translates to MALGPLRGAGLAAVPSRARAGRVPIASGAARLGAALRLLAMDADDSRAPKGSLRKFLEHLFGARKAIGVLTSGGDAQADAWKGPDGGFPPVSGPRTEQGWSRDGPPAHGPGDLPFALERAGRARVLQVRALWVPPRPPRAPT; encoded by the exons ATGGCCCTGGGTCCGCTCAGGGGCGCCGGCCTGGCGGCGGTTCCGAGTCGGGCGCGCGCCGGCAGGGTTCCCATTGCCAGCGGCGCAGCCAGACTAGGGGCTGCCCTCCGCCTTCTCGCCATGGACGCGgacgactcccgggcccccaagggctccttgcggaagttcctggagcacctctTCGGGGCccgcaaggccatcggcgtgctgaccagcggcggggatgctcaag CAGATGCGTGGAAAGGCCCGGATGGCGGATTTCCTCCCGTTTCGGGACCGCGCACTGAACAAGGATGGAGCCGGGATGGGCCCCCAGCCCACGGCCCCGGTGACCTTCCCTTCGCCCTTGAGCGCGCGGGGCGGGCGCGGGTGCTGCAGGTTCGGGCGCTCTGGGTCCCGCCCCGCCCGCCGCGAGCGCCTACGTGA
- the LOC144341481 gene encoding uncharacterized protein LOC144341481 isoform X2 translates to MALGPLRGAGLAAVPSRARAGRVPIASGAARLGAALRLLAMDADDSRAPKGSLRKFLEHLFGARKAIGVLTSGGDAQGLDSQRKKR, encoded by the exons ATGGCCCTGGGTCCGCTCAGGGGCGCCGGCCTGGCGGCGGTTCCGAGTCGGGCGCGCGCCGGCAGGGTTCCCATTGCCAGCGGCGCAGCCAGACTAGGGGCTGCCCTCCGCCTTCTCGCCATGGACGCGgacgactcccgggcccccaagggctccttgcggaagttcctggagcacctctTCGGGGCccgcaaggccatcggcgtgctgaccagcggcggggatgctcaag GGTTGGattctcagagaaagaaaaggtga